A DNA window from Nerophis ophidion isolate RoL-2023_Sa linkage group LG13, RoL_Noph_v1.0, whole genome shotgun sequence contains the following coding sequences:
- the LOC133564882 gene encoding transmembrane protein 237A-like isoform X2, whose translation MTSSQIHLAVSCSGPSSRLLQSPPSGLQTPQEHLGHSSVLPAAVAMPTVKGKKRRPKKEANEGEEPGEVDEQTLTPDLLEAAPQKKRRKKRSSTIDQEDTPNGNTTIDRNQNQNQDQDQDQDQDQGAMARKTRRKRKVKSSDHCTNNLHDDVIMDTRPQSSPHGHAPHGHAPHGHAPRVFVERSSARISRTSPGGAHRLRVPGVQTGVEHQRRGLAGAQRLQGAGPLLPRLPGGLCGVEHGGGLRAGGRAHVVTRQPAASVPLAGLRCSVAALPAARHQHRVRLRQCFLCRVNLAKASMALRGIITLDPAALASFCMWRTTLCWSTMYFMALILALSQQMTSDRISLYPSANHTLWPPGSEEQILRPWMVVNLVVALLVGVAWAVIATRPDIDYTEEFLMSMEVEGYPRGEDNIPA comes from the exons CCGTCGCCATGCCAACCGTCAAGGGCAAGAAGAGGAGGCCCAAGAAGGAGGCCAATGAAGGGGAGGAGCCTGGAGAAG TGGACGAGCAGACGCTGACCCCTGACCTTCTGGAGGCGGCGCcgcagaagaagaggaggaagaagaggagctCTACGATTG ACCAGGAAGACACGCCCAACGGCAACACCACCATAGACCGGAACCAGAACCagaaccaggaccaggaccaggaccaggaccaggaccaggggGCCATGGCCAGGAAGACCAGAAGGAAAAG GAAGGTGAAGTCATCAGATCATTGCACCAACAACCtccatgatgatgtcatcatggaCACACGCCCACAGTCCTCCCCCCATGGACACGCCCCCCATGGACACGCCCCCCATGGACATGCTCCCAGAGTCTTTGTGGAGAGGAGCA gtgcacgtATCTCTAGGACGTCCCCAGGTGGAGCACACAGACTCAGAGTACCTGGAGTCCAGACAGGTGTGGAGCACCAGAGACGTGGCCTTGCAGGTGCACAGCGGCTTCAG GGTGCTGGGCCTCTTCTCCCACGGCTTCCTGGCGGGCTGTGCGGCGTGGAACATGGCGGTGGTCTACGTGCTGGCGGGCGAGCACATGTCGTCACTCGGCAACCTGCTGCATCAGTACCACTCGCTGGCCTACGCTGCTCAGTCGCTGCTCTACCTGCTGCTCGCCATCAGCACCGTGTCCGCCTTCGAcag TGTTTCCTGTGCAGAGTGAACCTGGCCAAGGCCTCCATGGCTCTGAGAGGTATCATCACCTTGGATCCTGCAGCTCTGGCATCGTTTT GTATGTGGAGGACTACATTGTGCTGGTCTACAA TGTATTTCATGGCACTGATCCTGGCCCTCAGTCAACAAATGACCAGCGACCGTATCAGCCTCTATCCTTCAGCCAATCACACGCTGTG GCCTCCTGGTTCTGAGGAGCAGATCTTGCGACCGTGGATGGTGGTCAACCTGGTGGTGGCGTTGTTGGTGGGCGTGGCTTGGGCCGTCATCGCCACAAGGCCAGACATTGACTACACAGAAG AGTTCCTGATGTCCATGGAGGTGGAAGGTTATCCCAGAGGAGAAGACAACATTCCTGCCTAA
- the LOC133564882 gene encoding transmembrane protein 237A-like isoform X1 — MTSSQIHLAVSCSGPSSRLLQSPPSGLQTPQEHLGHSSVLPAAVAMPTVKGKKRRPKKEANEGEEPGEAVDEQTLTPDLLEAAPQKKRRKKRSSTIDQEDTPNGNTTIDRNQNQNQDQDQDQDQDQGAMARKTRRKRKVKSSDHCTNNLHDDVIMDTRPQSSPHGHAPHGHAPHGHAPRVFVERSSARISRTSPGGAHRLRVPGVQTGVEHQRRGLAGAQRLQGAGPLLPRLPGGLCGVEHGGGLRAGGRAHVVTRQPAASVPLAGLRCSVAALPAARHQHRVRLRQCFLCRVNLAKASMALRGIITLDPAALASFCMWRTTLCWSTMYFMALILALSQQMTSDRISLYPSANHTLWPPGSEEQILRPWMVVNLVVALLVGVAWAVIATRPDIDYTEEFLMSMEVEGYPRGEDNIPA, encoded by the exons CCGTCGCCATGCCAACCGTCAAGGGCAAGAAGAGGAGGCCCAAGAAGGAGGCCAATGAAGGGGAGGAGCCTGGAGAAG CAGTGGACGAGCAGACGCTGACCCCTGACCTTCTGGAGGCGGCGCcgcagaagaagaggaggaagaagaggagctCTACGATTG ACCAGGAAGACACGCCCAACGGCAACACCACCATAGACCGGAACCAGAACCagaaccaggaccaggaccaggaccaggaccaggaccaggggGCCATGGCCAGGAAGACCAGAAGGAAAAG GAAGGTGAAGTCATCAGATCATTGCACCAACAACCtccatgatgatgtcatcatggaCACACGCCCACAGTCCTCCCCCCATGGACACGCCCCCCATGGACACGCCCCCCATGGACATGCTCCCAGAGTCTTTGTGGAGAGGAGCA gtgcacgtATCTCTAGGACGTCCCCAGGTGGAGCACACAGACTCAGAGTACCTGGAGTCCAGACAGGTGTGGAGCACCAGAGACGTGGCCTTGCAGGTGCACAGCGGCTTCAG GGTGCTGGGCCTCTTCTCCCACGGCTTCCTGGCGGGCTGTGCGGCGTGGAACATGGCGGTGGTCTACGTGCTGGCGGGCGAGCACATGTCGTCACTCGGCAACCTGCTGCATCAGTACCACTCGCTGGCCTACGCTGCTCAGTCGCTGCTCTACCTGCTGCTCGCCATCAGCACCGTGTCCGCCTTCGAcag TGTTTCCTGTGCAGAGTGAACCTGGCCAAGGCCTCCATGGCTCTGAGAGGTATCATCACCTTGGATCCTGCAGCTCTGGCATCGTTTT GTATGTGGAGGACTACATTGTGCTGGTCTACAA TGTATTTCATGGCACTGATCCTGGCCCTCAGTCAACAAATGACCAGCGACCGTATCAGCCTCTATCCTTCAGCCAATCACACGCTGTG GCCTCCTGGTTCTGAGGAGCAGATCTTGCGACCGTGGATGGTGGTCAACCTGGTGGTGGCGTTGTTGGTGGGCGTGGCTTGGGCCGTCATCGCCACAAGGCCAGACATTGACTACACAGAAG AGTTCCTGATGTCCATGGAGGTGGAAGGTTATCCCAGAGGAGAAGACAACATTCCTGCCTAA